In Oryzias melastigma strain HK-1 linkage group LG18, ASM292280v2, whole genome shotgun sequence, one DNA window encodes the following:
- the si:dkey-19b23.7 gene encoding uncharacterized protein si:dkey-19b23.7 isoform X2, with amino-acid sequence MSSGGKRDREQKRKLQQFLNDLALLGSLQGFKYFQPWLRGKEELLLTVVNEDLSCRSPGFVVSRASSRSSSSSSSLNSSDVSPSSSSPSLASRSSSPLPGDPEGPQDPQSHQHPKKHPQTSRESSEEHLLPASPSEREIAVPEVNCTLFLLAGYVKYGRPYAWIRSNHERLVNIGGTDSMVKDTPMKLKSITDWQTRGIRVWDMVSELVSLCTVPSPSNPFALDMRYVKSLPLPDRFFVTGALMSFLETYVVYGDRDQLHYDKVVEEVKPLRRLHVQSLLELRRLGNPTTNDSSR; translated from the exons ATGAGCAGTGGAGGT AAGCGAGACAGGGAGCAGAAGAGGAAACTGCAGCAATTTCTGAATGATTTGGCTTTGCTTGGATCATTACAG GGTTTTAAATACTTCCAGCCGTGGCTCAGAGGGAAAGAGGAGTTACTGCTGACCGTCGTCAACGAGGATCTG AGTTGTCGCTCTCCTGGATTTGTGGTGTCCAGAGCCTCCTcacgctcctcctcctcctccagcagcttgAACAGCAGTGACGTCTCTCCCAGCAGCAGCTCCCCCAGCCTGGCCAGCAGGAGCAGCTCCCCCTTACCTGGAGATCCTGAGGGGCCACAAGACCCCCAGTCTCACCAGCACCCCAAGAAACACCCTCAGACTTCCAG AGAATCCAGTGAAGAGCATCTACTTCCTGCATCTCCCAGTGAAAGAGAAATAGCCGTACCA GAGGTGAACTGCACTCTGTTTCTATTGGCTGGCTATGTCAAATATGGACGCCCCTACGCTTGGATTCGCTCCAACCACGAGCGCCTGGTCAACATCGGCGGCACCGACTCGATGGTTAAGGACACGCCCATGAAGCTCAAGTCCATCACAGACTGGCAGACTCGAG GCATCCGCGTGTGGGACATGGTCAGTGAGCTGGTTAGTCTTTGCACCGTTCCCTCCCCGTCCAACCCCTTTGCGCTGGACATGCGCTACGTCAAAAGCCTCCCCCTGCCCGACCGCTTCTTCGTGACGGGAGCTCTGATGAGCTTCCTGGAGACGTACGTGGTGTACGGGGACCGAGACCAGCTGCACTACGACAAAG TGGTGGAGGAGGTGAAGCCTCTGAGGCGTCTGCATGTCCAATCGCTGCTGGAGCTGCGGCGACTCGGCAACCCCACGACGAACGACTCTTCCAGATGA
- the si:dkey-19b23.7 gene encoding uncharacterized protein si:dkey-19b23.7 isoform X1: MQIDVIGFASCLQKRDREQKRKLQQFLNDLALLGSLQGFKYFQPWLRGKEELLLTVVNEDLSCRSPGFVVSRASSRSSSSSSSLNSSDVSPSSSSPSLASRSSSPLPGDPEGPQDPQSHQHPKKHPQTSRESSEEHLLPASPSEREIAVPEVNCTLFLLAGYVKYGRPYAWIRSNHERLVNIGGTDSMVKDTPMKLKSITDWQTRGIRVWDMVSELVSLCTVPSPSNPFALDMRYVKSLPLPDRFFVTGALMSFLETYVVYGDRDQLHYDKVVEEVKPLRRLHVQSLLELRRLGNPTTNDSSR; this comes from the exons ATGCAGATTGATGTGATTGGTTTTGCTTCATGTCTGCAGAAGCGAGACAGGGAGCAGAAGAGGAAACTGCAGCAATTTCTGAATGATTTGGCTTTGCTTGGATCATTACAG GGTTTTAAATACTTCCAGCCGTGGCTCAGAGGGAAAGAGGAGTTACTGCTGACCGTCGTCAACGAGGATCTG AGTTGTCGCTCTCCTGGATTTGTGGTGTCCAGAGCCTCCTcacgctcctcctcctcctccagcagcttgAACAGCAGTGACGTCTCTCCCAGCAGCAGCTCCCCCAGCCTGGCCAGCAGGAGCAGCTCCCCCTTACCTGGAGATCCTGAGGGGCCACAAGACCCCCAGTCTCACCAGCACCCCAAGAAACACCCTCAGACTTCCAG AGAATCCAGTGAAGAGCATCTACTTCCTGCATCTCCCAGTGAAAGAGAAATAGCCGTACCA GAGGTGAACTGCACTCTGTTTCTATTGGCTGGCTATGTCAAATATGGACGCCCCTACGCTTGGATTCGCTCCAACCACGAGCGCCTGGTCAACATCGGCGGCACCGACTCGATGGTTAAGGACACGCCCATGAAGCTCAAGTCCATCACAGACTGGCAGACTCGAG GCATCCGCGTGTGGGACATGGTCAGTGAGCTGGTTAGTCTTTGCACCGTTCCCTCCCCGTCCAACCCCTTTGCGCTGGACATGCGCTACGTCAAAAGCCTCCCCCTGCCCGACCGCTTCTTCGTGACGGGAGCTCTGATGAGCTTCCTGGAGACGTACGTGGTGTACGGGGACCGAGACCAGCTGCACTACGACAAAG TGGTGGAGGAGGTGAAGCCTCTGAGGCGTCTGCATGTCCAATCGCTGCTGGAGCTGCGGCGACTCGGCAACCCCACGACGAACGACTCTTCCAGATGA